One region of Triticum aestivum cultivar Chinese Spring chromosome 6B, IWGSC CS RefSeq v2.1, whole genome shotgun sequence genomic DNA includes:
- the LOC123133411 gene encoding F-box protein SKIP19-like, which translates to MDPPISKPVPARHVVHIAHTMPSSPPPAAAAPRSRRSKKKTRTYHVSVFWFTPVPLPERDWAELHPDLISCILHKLDLAELLLGGMAGVCRSWRRAAREEPELWRCIDLRAGLWFVVPFHPKFSLEAMVRAALRFNQGQCEAFLTNLADDDILLLLAKQAPALKCLHLHRGYVSDEGFATVIKMLPLLEELEISKCPQICSRGVYELVARACPLLKHFRHVSGKHCHADYAITFAAPRMRKLRSLDVVGCTFGREVLVAILDNCHDLQYLNMALCNPVAIDNLPEKLA; encoded by the exons ATGGATCCACCGATATCGAAGCCTGTGCCAGCTCGCCACGTCGTTCACATCGCACACACGATGCCATCGTCACCACCGCCTGCGGCGGCGGCACCACGAAGCCGTCGATCCAAGAAAAAGACACGGACGTACCACGTGTCGGTGTTCTGGTTCACGCCGGTCCCGCTGCCGGAGAGGGACTGGGCGGAGCTGCACCCGGACCTGATCTCCTGCATCCTCCACAAGCTTGACCTGGCCGAGCTCCTGCTCGGCGGCATGGCCGGCGTGTGCCGCTCCTGGCGGCGGGCCGCCCGCGAAGAGCCGGAGTTGTGGCGCTGCATCGATCTCCGCGCCGGCCTGTGGTTCGTCGTGCCATTCCACCCCAAGTTCAGCCTCGAGGCAATGGTGCGGGCCGCCCTGCGATTTAACCAGGGCCAGTGCGAGGCCTTCCTGACCAACCTCGCCGACGACGATATCCTCCTCTTGCTCGCCAAGCA GGCACCTGCGCTAAAGTGCCTTCATCTCCATAGGGGCTATGTCTCGGATGAAGGATTTGCGACGGTGATTAAGATGTTACCTCTACTTGAGGAGCTCGAGATTTCGAAATGTCCCCAAATATGTAGTAGGGGGGTATATGAACTTGTCGCTAGAGCATGCCCACTGCTAAAGCACTTCAGACATGTTTCAGGAAAGCACTGCCATGCTGATTACGCAATAACATTTGCGGCTCCAAGGATGCGCAAACTACGTTCCTTGGATGTTGTCGGTTGTACCTTCGGTAGGGAAGTTCTGGTAGCTATCCTAGACAATTGCCATGACCTACAGTACCTTAACATGGCATTGTGCAACCCTGTTGCCATTGATAACCTACCAGAAAAGCTTGCCTAG